GGGTGATGGGGCCGCTGACCGTGCCGAACCGGGACAGGTCGTAGTCGATCCACTGGGCCGTTCCGAAGTTCACCGTCACCACGACCAGCTTGCGGGCCGTGGCGTCATGGGCGAACACGGTGTTGGGATCCGTGCCACCCAGGAGCGTCATGCCCGGCCGGATGTGCCGGCTGAACTGGGCCATGACGTACCACTTGGCATTGGGCGTTCCGATCCAGTTGTCACCGGGATTGGACTGGATCAGACCCCAGCCGCCACTGTCGAACGGCTGCCAGTAGACCCAGGCGCTCGGGTGGTACTCCCACAGGTCGCGCACGATGGAGTCCGCCATCGGCATGCCGCTGTCGTAGCCGTCCCCGTACTCGGAGACCCAGCGCCGCTTGCCGCTCGTGGCCGAGTAGAGGGGACCCCGGTTCGGTCCCCGGTAGGGTTCGAGGCCGCTGTAGCCGTGCACGTTGATCTGATTGACCAGCCCCTTCGTCGCCGTGTCGAAGGCGTTCCAGGTGCCGAGGGCCTGGTCCGGAGAGTTCTCATCCGAGGCGGCGATGCCCACGCTCTGGAGTCCCCGGTTGTTCAGCTCGGTCCGGAGCTGGGCGAGGACCTGGCGTTGTGTGGCGTTGTCGAAGTGACAGCCTTCCTGGTTCTTGGGGTACGTCCACCAGGATTCCGCCGGCTCGTTGAAGGGCTCGACGGTGGTGAAGTTCACGCCCCAGTGGTCCTTGGCGTACTTGACGACGGTGGCCAGATAGCGGGCGAAGTCTCCGTGGTTCCAGGACTGGAGGTTGTTACCGCCGCCGTTACTGCCCGCGGAGCTCTTGTTGTAGTTCATCCACCACATGGGTGAATTGGAGAACGCCTCGAAGACGTTCGCGCCGCGATCCCTCGCCTTCCACATCATGTTGCGCTGCGGGGCGTCGGCGTACCAGTCGAAGCTGGAAGAGGAAGGATCCGTGCTGTACCAGTCGAGCCAGTAGCCAGGGATGCGCCTGAAGTTCGGGAGGGTGCTCGTGGCGGGATAGACGGGAACGGTCGTCCCGACGGGCCGGGTGCCGTAGCCCCCGATGTTGTAGCGGACCACGTTCATCCCGAGCCCCGGCACGGAGTAGGTCCCCGCGTTGGTGGACAGGCTCACCGAGGCGTTGGTGGTGAAGACGGCATCCGCCAGGTCATCGCGGTCCCCGAAGGCATTGGCCCACCAGGCCAGGGAGCAGCCCCACCCCTGCCACGTGCCGAAGTTGCTGGAGGGATTGGGCGTGGCGACATAGTCGGCTCGCGCCTGTGTTCCTCCTCCGAACGTCAGGGCCGCGACGAGCGAGGCCGCGACACGGGTCGCCGCTACGAAGGACTTCCTTGCTTGAATCGACATGTCATCTCCCTGTGAGCCCGCCCGATTCTCGCCGATGCTCCCGCTCAGATGTTCACTTCACCGCGGTTCAGAGCCACTGGAATTCCGTGACCCGCCAGTGGCTCGGGCTCGGCATCTTGGAGGAGTGCGGCGGCGCGAGTTGGAGTAGACCCTTGCCCCATGCCCGTTCCGCTCCGCCGTGCCCTCTCCGCCGCAGCCCTGACGGCCCTGCTCCTGCCGCTCGGGTGCTCCACTTCCCTCTCCACCCGACGCGAGGATGAGAAGCGTATGAGCTCTAACGACGACGTTCCCAAGCCGGCCCCTCGTTGGGGCATCGTCATCCACGGTGGCGCGGGCGTCATCAAGCGCGAGGCCCTCTCCGCCGAGCGCGAGGCGGCCGTCCGCGCCGTCCTCACCGAGGCCCTCCAGGCGGGTCATTCCGTCCTCGCGAAGGGTGGCTCCAGCCTGGATGCCGTCACCGCCGCCATCCGCGTCATGGAGGACTCGCCCCTGTTCAACGCGGGCAAGGGTGCCGTCTTCACCCATGACGGGAAGAACGAGCTCGACGCCGCCATCATGAACGGGCGCACCCGCGAGGCCGGCGCCGTGGCGGGCCTGCGTCACGTGAAGAACCCCATCACGCTCGCCAGGGCCGTGATGGAGAAGTCCCCGCACGTGATGATGATCGGCGAGGGCGCCGAGGAGTTCGCGAAGCAGCAGGGCGTGGAACTCGTGCCCGAGAGCTACTTCTACACGGAGGAGCGCTGGGAGTCCCTGCAGCGTGCCCTGGAGGCGGAGAAGAAGCAGCAGCAGGCGCCGCCCGAGCAGGGCCAGCCCCGGGGGCCCTCCACCTTCTACGAGACTCCCGCCGGGAGCGACCACAAGTTCGGCACGGTGGGCGCGGTGGCGCTCGACCAGGCTGGCAATCTCGCCGCGGGCACCTCCACCGGTGGCATGACGAACAAGCGGTTCGGCCGCGTAGGCGATGCTCCCATCATCGGCGCCGGCACCTACGCCGATCCGCGCTGCGCCGTCTCCGCCACCGGGCATGGCGAGTACTTCATCCGCTACGGCGTGGCCCGCGACATCTGCGCCCGCGTCGAGTACCAGGAGCTGCCAGTGCTCGAGGCCGCCAACCAAGTCGTGCTGGACGTGCTGGTGAAGGCCGGTGGCGAGGGCGGTGTCATCGCCATGGATAGCCAGGGCAACATCGCCACGCCCTTCAACTCGGCGGGCATGTACCGCGGCTACATGGGGCCGGAGGGGACTCCCTCCGTCGCCATCTTCAAGGACAAGGAGGAGTGACGGAGCGGGGAAACCCGCACCTGAGCTCGGGCTGGTCTTCTCACCCGGCGGAAAAGACCGGGCACTGGCTGTGGACTGTCCTGCCCCCGCGTATGGTGAGGCGCGGAGTGAGCGCGGCTCGAACCGCACCCTCTCGACCGTGGACCAGGAGTACACATGCACCGGTGCCTTCGCTATTCATTGACCCCCTTGTTGGTCGGCCTGCTCGCGCTCGCTGGCTGTGATTCGCACGATGACCCCGATTCGGGTGCCGACGCCGGCTCGGACGCCGACGCCGGCTCGAACGCTGATGCCGGCTCGAACGCTGACGCCGGGTCCGTCGACACGACCCCCTTCATCCGGATCCACTACCGCCTCCAGGAGGGGGGAGATCCCAAGACGTGGGGTGTGCACTTCTGGGGAGCCGGCTCCACGTCTCCCGAGTGGGGGGCGCCGCGGCTGTTCGACAAGACGGACGACTTTGGCGCGTATACCGACGTGAAGGTCAGCGTGACGGCGGATACGGACGAGGCGCTGCTGGGCCTGATCCCCGTCCAGTGCTCGGGCGGCAATTGCAAGCGGGACATCGAGACGAGCGTGCGCTTCGTCGACCTCGCCAGGGACGCGGCCACTCCGAACATCGCCGAGTGTTGGATCACCCAGGGACAGGCCGTCCAGACGACGAAGCCCGCCTCGAGCAAGCCGTCGTTCAAGATCCTCCGCGCGAAGGACTTCATCGACCTGGGCAACGGCGGTGTCCGCCTGATGTTCCATGTGGCACCGGGCTCGACGGGCACGGTGCGGTACGGGGTGGCTCGGGACGCGCTGGACCAGGAAGTCACGTGGGCGGCGACCGACGACATCAACAAGAAGGGCCTGCTCCTCGGCCCGCTCGCCCCGGGAAAGACCGTCTATTACCAGATCCACTCGACCCTGCGGACCGCGACGGAGGTGCTGGAGGACGAGACGCCCGTGCTCGAGCTCCTGCCCCTCCGGTTCTCGACCGTCTCCGCCGCGGCCGACTGGGCGACGTGGGGCGGCAAGGGCATCATGTATCAGCTCATCGTCCGCACGTTCGCGGATGGTGGCGCGCCCAGGGTGGTCTCCGACTCCAGCGGGGAGAGTGGCATCGATCCCTCCACGCGGGATGGCGTGGGAGATCTCGTCGGCCTCAAGAGCATGCTGCCCTATCTCAAGCAGCTCGGAGTCGACGCCATCTGGATGACGCCCGTGTTCAAGGCGAAGAGCTACCACGGGTACGACACGACCGACTTCTATGACATCGATCCGGCGCTCGGCACGCGGAAGGACTTCACGGACCTCACGGCGGCCGCGGACGTCCTGGGCATCCACATCATCCTGGACCTCGTGCAGAACCACGTCGCCGACGTGAATCCCTGGTTCGTGGCGGGCTCGAATCCGAAGGACCCCCAGTTCGCGAAGTACCACGACTGGTTCGTCTGGTCGGATGAGCACTCGAACATGCTGGCCGACAAGCACCCCTGGGACGATGCGGCGCTCGTGTGGGCCTGCAAGAACTATATGTGCTACCACCAGATCTTCGGCACGGCGATGCCGGAGCTCAACTTCCGCAACCCGGAAGTGCGCGCCGAGATGAAGAAGATCGCCGAGTTCTGGGTCAAGCTCGGAGCGGACGGCTTCCGCCTCGACGCCTCGAAGCACATCGATCAGTTCGACGACAACCATGGCATCTCGCTCGCCACGCACGGCACGCACGTCTGGTGGAAGGAGTTCAACGCCTTCGTGAAGAAGGGCATCCCCCTCCCCGCCGGTGCTCCGCCGGTGCTCCTGGCCGGAGAGAACCGCTGGGACGAACCGCGCCTCATCGGGAACATGGTGCCGTACGCCAGCGACATGGATTCGCAGTTCGACTTCCCCTTCCGCGGGCTCGTCGGCAATTTCCTGCGCGGAGAGGTCGGTGACGATGCCGATTTCGTGAAGTACATCCAGACGCTCAATCAGGCGGCTGGCGATACGGCGGCGGGCGGCAATCCCAATCACTACTTCGAGCGCTTCCTGTCGAACCACGACCTGAACCGGCCGGCGACGGACATCGAGGAGGCCGGAGGCTTGGTCTTCGCGATGCAGAAGCAGGCGGCGACCATCGTCTTCACGGTGCCCGGGATGCCCGTCCTCTATTACGGCGAGGAGTTCGGCAAGAAGGGCAAGGCGGACAAGTTCCTCGGCAACGAGGGCTGGGTGCACGACGAGCTCGTCCGTGAGCCCATGAGCTGGTTCCAGAAGGTGAGCTTCACCGGCGACAAGCAGTCGTCGTGGGACATCGACTTCGCCCGGACGAACGCCGCCAACGCGGAGCTCGGGCTGCCGGCGGGGGTCTGCAAGGCGCCCAACCCGGAGTACCCCTACATCAAATACATGTCGGAGGATGACCCGCACTCGTGGGCCGCCCAGAAGGATGACCCGGACAGCCTCTTCAACTACTACAAGAAGCTCATCGCCATCAGGAAGGCGAACGCGCTCATCACCGACTCGAGCACCCGGTTCGTGACGGTCCAGAACACCGCCGAGACGTTCGAGTACACCCTGACCAAGGATGGCAAGTCCCTGACGGTGGTCCTCAACCGTCTGCCCGAGGCGCGGAAGATCTCCCGCACGTCGGAGGCCACGGACCTGCTCACCGGCGCGAAGGGCACGTCTTTCGATGTGCCCGAGTTCGGTGCGTTGATCCTCCAGTAGGCCCGCCAGAGGCCCTCACGCCGAGGCCCAGGGTCCTCCACCCTGGGCCTCGGACAGGGCCCAGCGCTCCAACTCCTGTTG
This is a stretch of genomic DNA from Archangium violaceum. It encodes these proteins:
- a CDS encoding alpha-amylase family glycosyl hydrolase, whose translation is MLVGLLALAGCDSHDDPDSGADAGSDADAGSNADAGSNADAGSVDTTPFIRIHYRLQEGGDPKTWGVHFWGAGSTSPEWGAPRLFDKTDDFGAYTDVKVSVTADTDEALLGLIPVQCSGGNCKRDIETSVRFVDLARDAATPNIAECWITQGQAVQTTKPASSKPSFKILRAKDFIDLGNGGVRLMFHVAPGSTGTVRYGVARDALDQEVTWAATDDINKKGLLLGPLAPGKTVYYQIHSTLRTATEVLEDETPVLELLPLRFSTVSAAADWATWGGKGIMYQLIVRTFADGGAPRVVSDSSGESGIDPSTRDGVGDLVGLKSMLPYLKQLGVDAIWMTPVFKAKSYHGYDTTDFYDIDPALGTRKDFTDLTAAADVLGIHIILDLVQNHVADVNPWFVAGSNPKDPQFAKYHDWFVWSDEHSNMLADKHPWDDAALVWACKNYMCYHQIFGTAMPELNFRNPEVRAEMKKIAEFWVKLGADGFRLDASKHIDQFDDNHGISLATHGTHVWWKEFNAFVKKGIPLPAGAPPVLLAGENRWDEPRLIGNMVPYASDMDSQFDFPFRGLVGNFLRGEVGDDADFVKYIQTLNQAAGDTAAGGNPNHYFERFLSNHDLNRPATDIEEAGGLVFAMQKQAATIVFTVPGMPVLYYGEEFGKKGKADKFLGNEGWVHDELVREPMSWFQKVSFTGDKQSSWDIDFARTNAANAELGLPAGVCKAPNPEYPYIKYMSEDDPHSWAAQKDDPDSLFNYYKKLIAIRKANALITDSSTRFVTVQNTAETFEYTLTKDGKSLTVVLNRLPEARKISRTSEATDLLTGAKGTSFDVPEFGALILQ
- a CDS encoding glycoside hydrolase is translated as MSIQARKSFVAATRVAASLVAALTFGGGTQARADYVATPNPSSNFGTWQGWGCSLAWWANAFGDRDDLADAVFTTNASVSLSTNAGTYSVPGLGMNVVRYNIGGYGTRPVGTTVPVYPATSTLPNFRRIPGYWLDWYSTDPSSSSFDWYADAPQRNMMWKARDRGANVFEAFSNSPMWWMNYNKSSAGSNGGGNNLQSWNHGDFARYLATVVKYAKDHWGVNFTTVEPFNEPAESWWTYPKNQEGCHFDNATQRQVLAQLRTELNNRGLQSVGIAASDENSPDQALGTWNAFDTATKGLVNQINVHGYSGLEPYRGPNRGPLYSATSGKRRWVSEYGDGYDSGMPMADSIVRDLWEYHPSAWVYWQPFDSGGWGLIQSNPGDNWIGTPNAKWYVMAQFSRHIRPGMTLLGGTDPNTVFAHDATARKLVVVTVNFGTAQWIDYDLSRFGTVSGPITRWATVTASGGDRYARYNDTNLSGKRFWSWFPANTVQTFEVQGISP
- a CDS encoding isoaspartyl peptidase/L-asparaginase family protein; this encodes MPVPLRRALSAAALTALLLPLGCSTSLSTRREDEKRMSSNDDVPKPAPRWGIVIHGGAGVIKREALSAEREAAVRAVLTEALQAGHSVLAKGGSSLDAVTAAIRVMEDSPLFNAGKGAVFTHDGKNELDAAIMNGRTREAGAVAGLRHVKNPITLARAVMEKSPHVMMIGEGAEEFAKQQGVELVPESYFYTEERWESLQRALEAEKKQQQAPPEQGQPRGPSTFYETPAGSDHKFGTVGAVALDQAGNLAAGTSTGGMTNKRFGRVGDAPIIGAGTYADPRCAVSATGHGEYFIRYGVARDICARVEYQELPVLEAANQVVLDVLVKAGGEGGVIAMDSQGNIATPFNSAGMYRGYMGPEGTPSVAIFKDKEE